A DNA window from Methanococcus voltae PS contains the following coding sequences:
- a CDS encoding sacsin N-terminal ATP-binding-like domain-containing protein, which produces MEFKINNEIIDKIREDFKNINSHEENTYANFMDNVSKIVKTIFSEETQFIYELIQNADDNTYPTDSKPFLRFKLYNDKLIIENNEVGFLDENVKALCNIGGSTKKSGDYIGEKGVGFKSVFAISNSPEIYSNNKAFKFDYNKEEPKSLLYPHKINKIPDYVQDTSITTMVLPFSVNRYNEIKKYMDMIESSILIYLKKLESIEIYNEIYGHKKVYKKIKGVNNTLKIYENEKETKWKLFEEIINVPEDINDGRDNHQTKISMALPLINKLETQKFYNYLPIKDYGFKFIINADFILNASRDDIPKTVKWNIHLRDNLSEIFVKNIENFKEDPDLKLFYKYLPIKQEITDNFFKPVVTAIYKQMQKINCIYTEDENWKKPSEVKRTKNKDEIREILTNEELMHHFKLEYLNSSVQPKLLKEVSSELGLDLFDDYKLFDYLNNEKKDNILRKGNEWFVNLYKYLEDSKLPLDLIKKLPLIPLENNTLSNCNKDNIYFPLSESKGYSFENKLRIIKKDIGNNKEVTTFLKNYGLIEPKPENIVKSHILKYYENLGENPVINESLSKSYIAYITDNLNNMDEELFEEIKWNLLVITEDNQYCVIGNTYLSNYYNNPDYGQYYDLEKLFEGIKVPFLSKKYMKKNNINNVLKFKDLHKKLKDVEGNTKKNRQKAKYKNQISKIINKNTLKDVELLDFFQAFSNSIPLVKKEEEIAHKTRDKNNFRKYTKLSSPDIIAILDNINIEKSKILFKILEENQDYYMDRSKYTHKFFYRKWNEKKCISDWYSKLLNSKWININSELEYAQNIYTDKDEGLKKTLGNDVKYIKDISKDFAEFLGINSEITSKSLLNILYSLNDRKDTNTDKYRKYLSSLQKLFEIKADDELIKELKENFKVYLHSKNKFYSMNELYWEDCSYLFEDCIGISKEYPKLKNLFVNILKINQRVEATIIINKLKEVSKLKPTSENENMIFKCYEELNTQITNKLINETDLNKYLENIKLLCENGKFKKISEIYYGDNFNLQKKFDSEKFNFLKYPKDKNISKFLENVSFNKLSENVLEQICCKYDIHDEYSKKYQILSEYVCRYCYWKKTEYYDKLLADNILQKILNISVNTSENLKVNYALENENYIDYPNIYVSNNFEIILDKNTILSQNYEEINNLLCKKIQEKIGLESFVNYMFLKSETETENYALKSGVKKLPADKLYELDHIISNMTTPESNISEVLPNSVIEPISSINKVENSQNPEKIINSTQFKASDKPKITKTHTSKTKNIDTDTCEENSKSTKESIRLNSTTSNNKSSKKNNLNIEEFEDVYSVPLRYEEYIPAHVDEISSKTKSKKPSSIKNTKENIIETGEKNIKVDKKYLDAIGYWSEHYYLRILLDTLKNTDGTIDKKSDGEYIIYKNDQEYAKVRWLNSGSDVGEGRDFDVIVNGKTYYFEIKSTTTTNDWFDISKKQWDYAKIYGDDYIIGLVLNATKNNAVAKWVQNPYKLWREGKLIANPVNIKF; this is translated from the coding sequence ATGGAGTTCAAGATTAATAATGAAATTATAGACAAAATACGGGAAGATTTTAAAAACATTAATTCTCATGAAGAAAATACATATGCTAATTTTATGGATAATGTTAGTAAAATAGTAAAAACTATATTTTCTGAAGAAACTCAATTTATATATGAATTGATTCAAAATGCTGATGATAATACTTACCCAACGGATTCAAAACCATTTTTACGTTTTAAGTTATATAATGATAAACTAATAATTGAAAATAACGAAGTAGGATTTTTAGACGAAAATGTAAAAGCATTATGTAATATTGGGGGTAGTACAAAAAAATCTGGAGATTATATTGGTGAAAAAGGAGTGGGTTTTAAATCAGTATTTGCAATATCTAACTCACCCGAAATCTATTCGAATAATAAAGCATTTAAATTTGATTATAATAAAGAAGAGCCAAAATCTTTATTATATCCTCATAAAATTAATAAAATACCAGATTATGTTCAGGACACATCCATAACAACTATGGTATTACCATTTTCCGTGAATAGGTATAATGAAATTAAAAAATATATGGATATGATTGAATCATCCATATTAATATATTTAAAAAAACTAGAAAGTATAGAAATTTACAATGAAATATATGGGCATAAAAAAGTATATAAAAAAATTAAAGGAGTTAATAACACTCTTAAAATATATGAAAATGAAAAAGAAACCAAATGGAAATTATTTGAAGAAATAATCAACGTTCCTGAAGATATTAACGATGGAAGGGATAATCATCAAACTAAAATATCTATGGCCCTACCATTAATAAATAAATTAGAAACTCAGAAATTTTATAACTATTTACCTATCAAAGACTATGGGTTTAAATTTATAATAAATGCGGATTTTATATTAAACGCAAGTAGGGATGACATCCCAAAAACAGTAAAATGGAATATACATTTAAGAGATAATTTATCAGAAATTTTTGTAAAAAATATTGAAAATTTTAAAGAGGATCCTGATTTAAAATTATTTTATAAATATTTGCCAATAAAACAAGAAATCACAGATAATTTTTTTAAGCCCGTTGTAACGGCAATATATAAACAAATGCAAAAAATAAATTGTATATATACGGAGGATGAAAACTGGAAAAAACCTTCGGAGGTTAAACGTACAAAAAATAAAGATGAAATAAGGGAAATATTAACCAACGAAGAGTTGATGCATCATTTTAAGTTAGAATATTTAAATTCCTCAGTTCAACCAAAATTACTAAAAGAAGTGAGTTCAGAACTTGGATTAGATTTATTTGATGATTATAAATTATTTGATTATCTTAATAATGAAAAAAAAGACAATATTCTTAGAAAAGGAAATGAATGGTTTGTAAATTTATATAAATATTTAGAAGATTCTAAGTTACCTCTTGATTTAATTAAAAAATTACCATTAATACCATTAGAAAATAACACGTTATCTAACTGTAATAAAGATAATATATACTTTCCATTATCTGAATCTAAAGGTTATAGTTTTGAAAATAAATTAAGAATTATTAAAAAAGATATTGGAAATAATAAAGAAGTAACCACATTTTTAAAAAATTATGGCTTAATCGAGCCAAAACCTGAAAACATTGTTAAATCTCATATCTTAAAGTATTATGAAAACTTGGGTGAAAACCCAGTTATAAATGAATCTTTATCTAAATCTTACATAGCTTACATTACAGATAACCTTAATAATATGGATGAAGAATTGTTTGAGGAAATTAAATGGAATTTACTTGTAATAACCGAAGATAATCAATATTGTGTAATAGGAAATACTTATTTATCAAATTATTATAATAATCCAGATTATGGCCAATATTATGATTTAGAAAAATTATTTGAAGGTATAAAAGTACCATTCTTATCTAAAAAATATATGAAAAAAAATAATATAAATAATGTATTAAAATTTAAGGATTTGCATAAAAAATTAAAAGATGTAGAAGGAAATACTAAAAAAAATCGTCAAAAAGCAAAATATAAAAATCAAATTAGTAAAATCATAAATAAAAATACATTAAAAGATGTAGAGTTACTAGATTTCTTTCAAGCGTTCTCAAATTCCATACCTTTAGTTAAAAAAGAAGAGGAAATAGCCCATAAAACACGTGATAAAAATAATTTTAGAAAATATACGAAATTATCTTCCCCAGACATTATTGCAATATTGGATAATATAAATATAGAAAAATCAAAAATTTTATTCAAAATATTGGAAGAAAATCAAGATTATTATATGGATCGTAGTAAATACACTCATAAATTTTTTTATAGAAAATGGAATGAAAAGAAATGTATTTCAGATTGGTATTCTAAATTATTGAATTCAAAATGGATAAATATTAACAGTGAATTAGAATATGCCCAGAATATTTATACGGATAAGGATGAGGGGCTAAAAAAAACACTAGGTAATGACGTTAAATATATCAAAGATATATCAAAAGACTTTGCAGAATTCCTTGGGATTAATAGTGAAATAACCAGTAAATCACTGCTTAATATACTATATTCATTAAATGACAGAAAAGATACAAATACTGATAAATATCGTAAGTATCTAAGTTCACTACAAAAACTTTTTGAAATAAAAGCGGATGACGAATTAATTAAAGAACTAAAAGAAAATTTTAAAGTATATTTACATTCTAAAAATAAATTTTATTCAATGAATGAATTGTACTGGGAAGATTGTAGTTATTTATTTGAAGATTGCATCGGAATTTCTAAAGAATATCCTAAGTTGAAAAATTTATTTGTTAATATATTAAAAATAAATCAAAGAGTCGAAGCTACTATAATTATCAATAAATTAAAAGAAGTATCTAAATTAAAACCCACTTCAGAAAATGAAAATATGATATTCAAATGTTATGAAGAATTAAATACTCAAATAACAAATAAATTGATAAATGAGACGGATTTAAATAAATATCTTGAAAATATTAAATTACTATGTGAAAACGGAAAATTTAAAAAGATTTCTGAAATATATTATGGCGATAATTTCAACCTACAAAAAAAATTTGACAGTGAAAAATTTAATTTTTTAAAATATCCAAAAGATAAAAATATATCAAAATTTTTAGAAAATGTATCTTTCAATAAATTATCTGAAAATGTTCTGGAACAAATTTGTTGTAAGTATGATATTCATGATGAATATTCTAAAAAATATCAAATATTATCAGAATACGTTTGTAGATATTGTTATTGGAAAAAAACGGAATACTACGATAAACTACTTGCAGATAATATTTTGCAGAAAATTTTAAATATCTCAGTAAATACATCTGAAAATCTAAAAGTAAACTACGCTTTAGAAAATGAAAATTACATCGATTATCCCAATATATATGTTTCGAATAATTTTGAAATAATATTGGATAAAAATACCATTCTATCACAAAATTATGAAGAAATAAACAATTTACTATGTAAAAAAATTCAAGAAAAGATTGGACTAGAAAGTTTTGTTAATTATATGTTTTTAAAATCAGAAACGGAAACGGAAAATTATGCATTAAAAAGTGGTGTGAAAAAACTACCTGCGGATAAATTATACGAATTAGACCATATTATATCAAATATGACTACTCCTGAATCAAATATTTCAGAAGTATTACCTAATTCAGTCATCGAACCAATCTCATCCATAAATAAAGTTGAAAATAGTCAGAATCCTGAAAAAATTATAAATAGCACACAATTTAAAGCTTCAGACAAACCAAAAATTACTAAAACTCATACTTCAAAAACTAAAAATATTGATACCGACACGTGTGAAGAAAACTCAAAATCTACAAAAGAATCAATTCGTCTAAACTCCACCACGTCAAATAACAAATCTTCTAAAAAAAATAATTTAAATATTGAAGAATTTGAAGACGTATATTCAGTACCCTTAAGGTATGAAGAATACATCCCTGCGCACGTTGACGAAATTTCATCTAAAACTAAATCTAAAAAACCTAGTTCCATTAAAAATACAAAAGAAAATATAATTGAAACTGGAGAAAAAAATATAAAAGTCGATAAAAAGTATTTAGATGCAATAGGTTATTGGA